A window of Cryptomeria japonica chromosome 3, Sugi_1.0, whole genome shotgun sequence contains these coding sequences:
- the LOC131035971 gene encoding bergaptol O-methyltransferase-like has product MEAHLYLYELILSATKPRALKEHMAEKILSVDEIAEHIPASTKNKVPQKEYLFRILRLLASCGIFTEDVHDPTSLWHKPLDVSSNAEATELFNQAMAYHTKDVMAFVVTMYDGFKSVKSVVDVGGVGLHCLLYLGINFYLPHVIATAPAIPDERPHLSFQGRKKLSVLF; this is encoded by the exons ATGGAAGCCCATCTCTACCTTTATGAATTGATTCTTTCTGCTACTAAGCCCAGGGCTCTCAAGGAACACATGGCAGAGAAAATCCTCTCTGTGGATGAAATTGCTGAACACATTCCTGCCTCCACAAAAAATAAGGTTCCACAGAAGGAGTACTTGTTTAGGATTTTGAGATTGCTGGCTTCTTGTGGGATCTTCACTGAAGACGTGCATGACCCAACCAG TCTATGGCATAAGCCCCTGGATGTGAGTTCAAATGCTGAAGCCACCGAGCTTTTTAACCAGGCCATGGCCTACCATACAAAAGATGTCATGGCTTTTGTGGTAACGATGTATGATGGGTTCAAAAGTGTTAAGAGTGTGGTGGATGTAGGTGGAGTGGGCTTGCATTGTTTGCTATACTTGGGCATTAACTTTTATTTGCCCCATGTCATTGCAACTGCACCTGCCATACCTGATGAGAGACCTCATCTCAGTTTTCAAGGCAGGAAAAAGTTATCAGTTTTGTTTTAA
- the LOC131874135 gene encoding (R,S)-reticuline 7-O-methyltransferase-like: MEAHLHLYEMMLSAAKPMALKAAVLLNIPEILATHGRENPLYVDEIAQHISASTKNKVPQREYLFRILRLLASCGVFTEDIDEQTKQMKYGLNSVSKLLVKEGNRDSFVPFLMLAVDKVYLDTHHHFHDAVLEGCHPFVKVHGTSPWEYVSSNAEANKLFNQAMACHTKDVMASVVKMYDGFKSVRSVVDVAGGVGSALSAILGQHSHIKGVNFDLPHVIATAPAIPGVKHIGGNMFDQIPSGDVIFMKWILHDWDDDHCIEILKKSYEATPKDGKVLIVDALIDGSQGSLNRLGLLFDIHMMIYTMGGKERSEEEFSQLFSKAGFKSYNIIQLPFLQVLIEVSKS, encoded by the exons ATGGAAGCCCATCTCCACCTTTATGAGATGATGCTTTCTGCTGCCAAGCCCATGGCTCTCAAAGCTGCTGTCTTGCTTAACATCCCGGAAATTCTAGCTACACATGGCAGAGAAAATCCTCTCTATGTGGATGAAATTGCTCAACACATTTCTGCCTCCACAAAAAATAAGGTTCCCCAGAGGGAATACTTGTTTAGGATTTTGAGATTGCTGGCTTCTTGTGGGGTCTTCACTGAAGACATCGATGAGCAAACCAAGCAAATGAAATATGGTTTGAACAGCGTCTCAAAGTTGCTTGTGAAGGAAGGAAACAGGGATTCCTTTGTGCCATTTCTGATGTTGGCAGTAGACAAAGTGTACTTGGATACTCACCACCATTTTCATGATGCTGTCCTGGAAGGGTGTCATCCCTTTGTCAAGGTGCATGGCACAAGCCCCTGGGAATATGTGAGTTCAAATGCTGAAGCCAACAAGCTTTTTAACCAGGCCATGGCCTGCCATACAAAAGATGTCATGGCTTCTGTGGTGAAGATGTATGATGGGTTCAAGAGTGTTAGGAGTGTGGTGGATGTAGCTGGAGGAGTGGGCTCTGCATTGTCTGCTATACTTGGTCAACATTCACACATAAAAGGCGTTAATTTTGATTTGCCCCATGTCATTGCAACTGCACCTGCCATACCTG gAGTGAAGCATATTGGTGGAAATATGTTTGACCAAATTCCCAGTGGAGATGTAATTTTCATGAAG TGGATTTTACATGATTGGGATGATGATCATTGCATAGAAATtttgaagaagagctatgaagcaacACCAAAAGATGGAAAGGTTCTAATTGTTGATGCACTAATTGATGGTTCACAAGGAAGCTTGAATCGACTTGGTTTACTATTTGATATACATATGATGATCTATACTATGGGTGGAAAGGAGAGAAGTGAGGAAGAATTTAGCCAATTATTTTCTAAAGCGGGATTTAAGAGCTACAATATCATTCAACTTCCTTTCCTACAAGTCCTTATAGAAGTATCTAAGTCTTAA